One segment of uncultured Propionivibrio sp. DNA contains the following:
- the hemE gene encoding uroporphyrinogen decarboxylase: MTRPRNDNFLRALLREPTDYTPLWLMRQAGRYLPEYCQTRKRAGSFLSLCKSPALACEVTLQPLARYELDAAILFSDILTIPDAMGLGLAFTEGEGPKFERPLREEWAIRDLAVPDPYDHLRYVIDAVSEIRRALDNSVPLIGFSGSPYTLACYMIEGGSSTEFRHLKSMLYARPDLLHHILGVTAKSVTAYLNAQVEAGAQALMIFDSWGGSLSHAAYREFSLAYLRQIVEGLVREKDGERIPVIVFTKGGGLWLEDIAASGCDAVGLDWTIDIGDARRRVGDRVALQGNLDPAVLFASPEVVANEACKVLDSFGVGDTGHVFNLGHGISQYTPPESVTALVEAVHGYRRRMR, encoded by the coding sequence ATGACGCGACCACGTAACGACAATTTCCTGCGCGCCCTGCTGCGCGAGCCGACCGATTACACGCCGCTGTGGCTGATGCGCCAGGCCGGTCGTTATTTGCCGGAGTACTGCCAGACGCGCAAACGTGCCGGCAGTTTCCTGTCCCTGTGCAAGAGTCCGGCGCTGGCCTGTGAGGTGACGCTGCAACCGCTTGCGCGGTATGAACTCGATGCGGCGATCCTGTTCTCCGACATTCTTACCATTCCCGACGCGATGGGGTTGGGCCTTGCGTTCACTGAGGGTGAGGGACCCAAGTTTGAGCGGCCGCTGCGCGAAGAGTGGGCAATCCGCGATCTTGCCGTTCCGGATCCTTACGACCATCTGCGCTATGTTATCGATGCGGTATCGGAAATTCGCCGTGCGCTCGATAACAGCGTGCCCTTGATCGGTTTTTCCGGCAGTCCTTATACCCTCGCCTGCTACATGATCGAAGGCGGCTCGAGCACCGAGTTCCGCCATCTCAAGAGCATGCTCTACGCGCGTCCGGATCTTCTGCACCACATTCTCGGCGTTACAGCGAAATCGGTGACGGCCTATCTGAACGCTCAGGTCGAAGCCGGGGCACAAGCCTTGATGATTTTCGACTCGTGGGGCGGTAGCCTGTCCCACGCCGCCTATCGTGAGTTCTCGCTCGCCTATCTCCGGCAGATCGTCGAGGGGCTGGTGCGGGAAAAGGATGGCGAGCGCATTCCGGTGATCGTCTTCACCAAGGGCGGCGGTCTTTGGCTGGAAGATATCGCGGCGTCCGGCTGTGATGCCGTCGGACTCGACTGGACCATCGATATCGGCGACGCCCGTCGTCGTGTCGGCGACCGCGTGGCCTTGCAGGGCAATCTCGATCCCGCTGTGCTGTTCGCTTCGCCGGAGGTTGTGGCAAACGAAGCGTGCAAGGTGCTCGACAGCTTCGGCGTGGGCGACACCGGGCACGTGTTCAATCTCGGCCATGGAATTTCCCAATATACGCCGCCGGAAAGCGTCACGGCGCTCGTCGAGGCTGTGCACGGTTATCGGCGCAGAATGCGCTGA
- a CDS encoding DUF4390 domain-containing protein, with amino-acid sequence MPEGFRKSSGCRVPIVTGFFMPCWKKSLSALVVAFCTWLLCIGVVQAADISLRNPQLELTDDSYALSADFNINFNTRLEEVISKGVVLYFVIDFELTRSRWYWFDEVVLHRNRTIQLSYHALTRQYRLSTGSLHQGYATLDEALRVMARLRYWLVIDKGEIRGDKVYQAAVRMRLDLSQMPKTFQVSALSSRDWSLNSDWVRWVFTPAELASPAGDAK; translated from the coding sequence GTGCCAGAAGGATTTCGCAAGAGCAGTGGTTGCCGTGTGCCGATAGTGACGGGTTTTTTTATGCCGTGCTGGAAAAAATCGCTTAGCGCCCTTGTTGTAGCGTTTTGTACGTGGCTGCTCTGCATCGGTGTTGTGCAGGCGGCCGATATCAGCCTGCGCAACCCGCAATTGGAACTGACCGATGATAGCTATGCTTTGTCGGCTGATTTCAACATCAATTTCAATACGCGCCTTGAAGAGGTCATCAGCAAAGGCGTCGTGCTCTATTTTGTCATCGATTTCGAACTCACGCGTTCGCGCTGGTATTGGTTCGACGAGGTCGTTCTTCATCGTAACCGCACCATCCAATTGTCCTATCATGCATTGACCCGTCAGTACCGGCTTTCGACCGGGTCGCTGCATCAAGGTTATGCCACGCTCGACGAGGCGCTCCGCGTCATGGCCCGATTACGTTATTGGCTGGTCATCGACAAGGGCGAGATTCGCGGCGACAAGGTGTATCAGGCAGCCGTGCGCATGCGGCTGGATCTTTCGCAAATGCCGAAGACATTTCAGGTGAGTGCGCTGTCGAGTCGTGACTGGAGCCTGAATTCCGACTGGGTTCGCTGGGTCTTTACGCCGGCTGAACTGGCGTCGCCGGCGGGAGATGCGAAGTGA
- a CDS encoding ATP-binding protein, whose product MKLLIIIAASFGSILLFLLASASANTALFARHYPWLLGLNAVVALSLFVLIVWQVRDLWQEHHARVFGSRLKLRLMLMFGMMAVLPGVLIYGVSVQFVTKSIETWFDVRVEKALESGLNLGREALDSLRADLTEKGKNMAIELGEATDPQPRLVLGRLRDQVAVQSAALYASNGQLLATATSELSAPPPVQPAIELIARVRAGRTFSEIDASNGDELILRAYVPVMPSVFGAETRILQLTQAVPSGLAANAERVQEVYRDYQELSLGREGLTRIYAMTLTLTVLLALFTAIATAFFLARSLSAPLSILAEGTQAVASGDFTPRQAIYSRDELGVLTQSFNQMTRQLNEARRDTERHRIEVESARSYLESVLANLSAGVLVFDANFLLRTANQGAQTILDDSLDGLFGAPVDTWARQQAIGQAIHDAFSAHGRKEWQMQIELDRPGGMPQILHLRGTQLPEDSYGGFVVVFDDVTRLVAAQRSAAWGEVARRLAHEIKNPLTPIQLSAERLQLKLAGKLQNGDADMFNRSTQTIINQVQAMKRMVNEFSDYARLPAPERKALDLNALIREVLGLYETSSARISLSLDSDLPAVFGDASQLRQIIHNLLRNAEDAQENLPHQEIGVLTRKNDGMVEMTVNDCGTGFPPEIMARVFEPYVTTKARGTGLGLAIVKKIVDEHDGQIRISNRQPTGAEVSIRLPQAPSPETSEENMMQIAEN is encoded by the coding sequence GTGAAACTGCTGATTATCATCGCCGCATCGTTCGGCAGCATTCTGCTGTTTCTTCTGGCGTCGGCCAGTGCCAACACGGCCTTGTTCGCCCGCCATTACCCCTGGCTTCTCGGCCTCAACGCGGTTGTCGCGCTGTCGCTCTTTGTGCTGATCGTCTGGCAGGTTCGCGATCTATGGCAAGAGCATCATGCCCGTGTTTTCGGATCGAGGCTCAAGCTACGCCTGATGCTCATGTTCGGCATGATGGCCGTTCTGCCCGGTGTGCTGATCTATGGTGTATCCGTTCAGTTCGTCACCAAGAGTATCGAAACCTGGTTCGACGTGCGTGTTGAAAAAGCGCTCGAATCGGGTCTCAACCTGGGCCGGGAAGCGCTGGATTCCTTGCGCGCCGACCTGACCGAAAAAGGCAAGAACATGGCGATTGAGCTCGGCGAAGCGACCGATCCTCAACCGCGACTGGTGCTTGGTCGATTGCGCGATCAGGTCGCAGTCCAGTCCGCTGCGCTTTATGCCTCTAACGGACAACTACTGGCGACGGCGACCAGCGAACTGTCGGCGCCACCGCCCGTTCAGCCGGCAATCGAACTGATCGCCCGCGTTCGAGCCGGACGCACCTTCAGTGAGATCGATGCATCCAACGGCGATGAGCTGATCTTGCGCGCCTATGTTCCCGTCATGCCGTCGGTGTTTGGTGCCGAGACGCGCATTCTGCAACTGACGCAGGCAGTTCCCTCCGGTCTTGCAGCCAATGCCGAACGAGTTCAGGAGGTCTATCGCGACTACCAGGAACTGTCGCTCGGTCGCGAGGGCTTGACGCGCATTTATGCGATGACACTGACGCTGACGGTGCTGCTCGCGTTGTTTACGGCAATTGCCACTGCATTCTTTCTGGCGCGGAGTCTTTCGGCGCCGTTGTCGATTCTGGCGGAGGGAACGCAAGCAGTGGCCTCCGGCGACTTCACCCCACGACAGGCGATTTACAGTCGCGATGAACTCGGCGTGCTCACCCAGTCGTTCAACCAGATGACGCGGCAGTTGAACGAAGCACGACGGGATACCGAGCGCCATCGCATCGAGGTTGAATCGGCGCGTTCCTACCTTGAGTCGGTGCTTGCCAATCTCTCGGCGGGGGTTCTCGTCTTTGATGCCAATTTCCTGCTGCGCACCGCCAATCAGGGGGCACAGACCATTCTCGACGACAGTCTCGATGGTTTGTTCGGGGCACCAGTCGATACCTGGGCGCGTCAGCAGGCGATCGGCCAGGCGATTCATGATGCCTTTTCTGCGCATGGTCGCAAAGAATGGCAGATGCAGATCGAACTCGATCGTCCGGGCGGCATGCCGCAGATTCTGCACTTGCGTGGCACCCAGTTGCCGGAGGATAGCTACGGCGGCTTCGTCGTGGTATTCGACGATGTGACGCGTCTGGTGGCAGCTCAGCGAAGCGCTGCCTGGGGCGAAGTGGCGCGGCGACTGGCTCATGAAATCAAGAATCCGCTGACGCCGATCCAGCTGTCGGCGGAACGTCTGCAGCTCAAGCTCGCGGGCAAACTGCAGAACGGCGATGCCGACATGTTCAACCGCTCGACGCAGACCATCATCAATCAGGTTCAGGCGATGAAGCGCATGGTCAACGAGTTTTCCGATTATGCCCGTCTGCCGGCGCCGGAGCGCAAGGCGCTCGATCTCAACGCGCTGATTCGCGAAGTCCTCGGTCTGTACGAAACGTCGTCGGCGCGTATCAGCCTGTCGCTGGACAGCGACTTGCCGGCGGTGTTTGGCGATGCGTCGCAACTCCGGCAGATTATCCACAACCTGTTGAGAAACGCCGAAGATGCGCAGGAAAACCTGCCGCATCAGGAAATCGGTGTACTCACTCGCAAGAACGACGGCATGGTCGAAATGACAGTAAATGATTGCGGAACGGGCTTCCCCCCGGAGATAATGGCGCGCGTTTTCGAACCGTATGTCACGACGAAGGCTAGGGGGACCGGTTTGGGGTTGGCAATCGTCAAGAAGATTGTCGATGAACATGACGGCCAGATCAGGATAAGTAATCGTCAACCGACAGGTGCGGAAGTGTCGATCCGGCTGCCGCAGGCGCCGTCGCCGGAGACGTCCGAAGAAAACATGATGCAAATTGCAGAGAATTGA
- a CDS encoding response regulator yields the protein MAQILVVDDEMGIRELLSEILADEGHSVMLAENAAAARRSRAEKRPDLVLLDIWMPDTDGISLLKEWSAAGLLTMPVVMMSGHGTIDSAVEATRVGAVDFLEKPIALQKLLATVKKALKHDVSPLKPPLTLDAFSRSPLLKDLKKRLEQAAAKTSVLLLKSASGNIAEICARTLHTPKTPWLDLSASSAPLTQEMLENSAGGILFVSDLALLGKLQQKNLSFALERLEKYHVQLIAATSRPLSTLVEAGWDPALVARLGEVWVALPLISGHADDVPEIATLVLAHLVERNEVPARTFSSGALNALRLHRWQGEWVELLAAVKNLALAALDEAIGLEDVENLLRRDQPDVASPPPALPMFEQPLREAREAFERLYFEHHLKLERGNMTRVAERTGLERTHLYRKLKQLGLTLGRRGEDAEQ from the coding sequence ATGGCGCAAATATTGGTCGTCGATGATGAAATGGGCATACGCGAGCTGCTCTCGGAGATTCTTGCCGATGAGGGGCACAGCGTCATGCTGGCCGAGAACGCCGCAGCGGCACGTCGGTCGCGGGCGGAAAAGCGGCCGGATCTCGTGCTGCTCGACATCTGGATGCCTGATACCGACGGCATTTCCCTGCTGAAGGAGTGGTCGGCGGCCGGTCTGCTGACGATGCCGGTGGTGATGATGTCCGGTCACGGCACAATCGATTCTGCCGTCGAAGCGACGCGCGTCGGCGCCGTCGATTTTCTCGAAAAGCCGATTGCGTTGCAAAAGCTGCTCGCAACCGTCAAGAAGGCGCTCAAGCACGACGTTTCTCCACTCAAGCCGCCCCTGACGCTCGATGCGTTCTCGCGTTCGCCACTGCTCAAGGATCTCAAGAAGCGGCTTGAGCAGGCTGCCGCCAAAACCTCGGTGCTGCTGTTGAAAAGCGCGTCGGGCAATATTGCCGAGATTTGTGCCCGGACATTGCACACGCCGAAAACGCCGTGGCTCGATCTTTCCGCGTCGAGCGCGCCGTTGACCCAGGAGATGCTGGAAAACTCGGCGGGCGGCATTCTGTTCGTGTCGGATCTCGCCTTGCTCGGCAAGCTGCAACAGAAGAACCTGAGCTTTGCGCTCGAGCGGCTGGAAAAATACCATGTGCAACTGATCGCGGCGACCTCGCGCCCGCTTTCGACGCTGGTCGAAGCCGGTTGGGATCCCGCGTTGGTCGCTCGCCTCGGGGAAGTGTGGGTGGCTCTCCCGCTTATTTCAGGACATGCCGACGACGTTCCCGAAATCGCGACGCTGGTGCTTGCGCATCTGGTTGAGCGAAACGAAGTGCCGGCGCGCACGTTTTCCAGCGGCGCCCTCAATGCCTTGCGCTTGCATCGCTGGCAAGGTGAATGGGTCGAACTGCTTGCAGCGGTGAAAAATCTGGCGCTGGCGGCACTCGATGAGGCAATCGGACTCGAAGACGTTGAAAATCTGCTGCGTCGTGACCAGCCCGACGTGGCCTCGCCTCCCCCTGCCCTGCCAATGTTCGAGCAGCCTTTGCGGGAAGCGCGTGAAGCGTTCGAGCGCCTTTACTTCGAGCATCATCTCAAGCTCGAACGCGGCAACATGACGCGAGTGGCCGAGCGCACCGGACTCGAACGCACGCATCTCTACCGCAAGCTTAAGCAACTCGGGCTGACGTTGGGGCGACGGGGCGAAGACGCCGAACAATGA